AATGTCAGAACAACGGTTTGCCACGTGTAAAAGTCTAATGATAACAACACAGCTAAAAGAGGACTTATCAATATCAATGGCAACCCCGTTAACAACCAGTGAGCAACCACTTTTGAGATGACCACGAGTTGTAAAGGAATGGGCATAAGCATCATTTGTTCTAAAGAGCCGTCTTGAAAGTCGTCTCGGAACAATCTCTCTAAGGAGAGTAAAGCAGAGAGCAATGCGGCTACCCAGATAATACCTGCGGCTATTCTCGCCAATAAATTTGGCTCAGGGCCAATACTTAGAGGAAACAGCGTAATGACGATAATAAAAAACCACAGTGGGTTAAAAATATCGGCTTGACGACGGAAGGCAATCAGTAGCTCTCGGCGGACAATCATTAACATAGGTTGGATCATATTAATCACCCAACTTAATTTT
This portion of the Vibrio sp. VB16 genome encodes:
- the ccmB gene encoding heme exporter protein CcmB codes for the protein MIQPMLMIVRRELLIAFRRQADIFNPLWFFIIVITLFPLSIGPEPNLLARIAAGIIWVAALLSALLSLERLFRDDFQDGSLEQMMLMPIPLQLVVISKVVAHWLLTGLPLILISPLLAVLLSLDFYTWQTVVLTLLVGTPTLSFIGAIGVALTVGLQKGGVLLSLLVLPLYIPILIFATSAIDAASLGMPYNGQLAIMAAMLAGSMTLTPFAISAALRVSVN